Proteins found in one Longimicrobiales bacterium genomic segment:
- a CDS encoding sulfatase-like hydrolase/transferase — translation MSDHQPNLLFIYADQHRADVMGCAGNDIVVTPHLDRLASEGVRFDQTWTESPVCQPARASLLTGRYPNDHGVLGNFAGDCQPEWDTFPRRLQQAGYTTASIGKTHFASWPMMVEPGTPAPTDEWIGSFGFDHVVEEFDRYVHVGDWETPYMRFLREHDALEPYREVVVANFRGGDRHWNGVTSPLPQEFDLTCFLADEAQQWLDRQPSDGPWFLQLSFVQPHVPLMGDPLWADHYGGVEIARTAPEEPVPTSDEWATHLAFLRRHSHSDLLSDKFVLAGARQYYAMVSLIDQRIGDLLAQLEKQGQLDNTWIVYSADHGEMLGDHGLMAKMNFYRSSVRVPLIVRPPGGTSGRVETAPVQTFDVAATLLDAGTATALGGAPSRSLVPLVTGDGGTARHHAVSMIRMRPGLPTWQAITDGQWRATLNADTGEASELFDLVADPDEATNRAGDPSAGDELVRLRDLLASTLEPT, via the coding sequence GTGAGCGACCATCAGCCCAACCTGCTGTTCATCTACGCCGACCAGCACCGCGCCGACGTCATGGGCTGCGCTGGCAACGACATCGTCGTCACCCCCCATCTAGACCGATTGGCCTCGGAGGGCGTCCGCTTCGACCAGACCTGGACCGAAAGCCCGGTCTGCCAGCCGGCCCGCGCCTCGCTACTGACCGGCCGCTACCCCAACGACCACGGGGTGCTCGGCAACTTCGCCGGCGACTGCCAACCCGAATGGGACACCTTCCCCCGCCGCCTGCAACAGGCCGGCTACACCACGGCGTCGATCGGCAAGACGCACTTCGCGTCATGGCCGATGATGGTCGAGCCGGGAACGCCAGCGCCGACCGACGAGTGGATCGGCAGCTTCGGGTTCGACCACGTCGTCGAGGAGTTCGACCGATACGTCCACGTCGGCGACTGGGAGACGCCCTACATGCGGTTCCTGCGCGAACACGACGCTCTCGAGCCGTACCGCGAGGTGGTGGTTGCCAACTTCCGGGGCGGAGACCGGCACTGGAACGGCGTCACCTCTCCCCTGCCCCAGGAGTTCGATCTCACGTGTTTCCTAGCCGACGAGGCGCAACAGTGGCTCGACCGTCAGCCGAGCGACGGGCCCTGGTTCCTTCAGTTGTCGTTCGTACAGCCGCACGTGCCGCTGATGGGCGACCCCCTCTGGGCCGATCACTACGGTGGCGTAGAAATCGCCCGCACGGCCCCCGAGGAACCGGTGCCGACCAGCGACGAATGGGCCACGCACCTGGCCTTCCTGCGCAGGCACTCGCACAGTGACCTGTTGAGCGACAAATTCGTGCTGGCCGGTGCCCGTCAGTACTACGCGATGGTGTCGCTGATCGATCAGCGAATCGGCGACCTTCTTGCTCAGCTCGAGAAACAGGGCCAGCTGGACAACACGTGGATCGTCTATTCGGCCGACCATGGCGAGATGCTCGGCGACCACGGCCTGATGGCCAAGATGAACTTCTACCGATCGTCGGTGCGGGTGCCGCTGATCGTGCGCCCCCCCGGCGGCACCAGCGGCCGGGTCGAGACGGCGCCGGTCCAGACCTTCGATGTCGCGGCAACGCTACTTGACGCCGGGACGGCTACAGCCCTCGGTGGAGCGCCGTCCCGGTCGCTGGTGCCACTCGTGACCGGCGACGGAGGCACTGCTCGCCATCACGCGGTGAGCATGATCCGCATGCGCCCGGGGCTCCCGACCTGGCAGGCCATTACCGACGGCCAGTGGCGGGCCACCCTCAACGCCGACACCGGTGAAGC